In the Sus scrofa isolate TJ Tabasco breed Duroc chromosome 7, Sscrofa11.1, whole genome shotgun sequence genome, one interval contains:
- the RPL10A gene encoding 60S ribosomal protein L10a produces MSSKVSRDTLYEAVREVLHGNQRKRRKFLETVELQISLKNYDPQKDKRFSGTVRLKSTPRPKFSVCVLGDQQHCDEAKAVDIPHMDIEALKKLNKNKKLVKKLAKKYDAFLASESLIKQIPRILGPGLNKAGKFPSLLTHNENMVAKVDEVKSTIKFQMKKVLCLAVAVGHVKMTDDELVYNIHLAVNFLVSLLKKNWQNVRALYIKSTMGKPQRLY; encoded by the exons ATGAG CAGCAAAGTCTCTCGCGACACCCTGTACGAGGCGGTGCGGGAGGTCCTGCACGGGAACCAGCGCAAGCGCCGGAA GTTTTTGGAGACGGTGGAGCTTCAGATCAGCCTGAAGAACTATGACCCACAGAAGGACAAACGCTTCTCGGGCACCGTCAG GCTTAAGTCTACTCCCCGCCCCAAGTTCTCCGTGTGTGTCCTGGGAGACCAGCAGCATTGTGATGAGGCCAAGGCTGTGGATATCCCGCACATGGACATCGAGGCACTGAAGAAACTCAACAAGAATAAGAAACTGGTCAAGAAGCTGG CCAAGAAGTATGATGCCTTTTTGGCTTCAGAATCTCTAATCAAGCAGATTCCACGAATCCTGGGCCCTGGCCTGAATAAGGCTGGCAAATTCCCTTCCTTGCTGACCCACAATGAGAACATGGTGGCCAAAGTTGATGAAGTGAAGTCCACGATCAAGTTCCAGATGAAGAAG GTGCTGTGTCTGGCAGTGGCTGTTGGCCACGTGAAGATGACAGATGATGAGCTTGTGTACAACATCCACTTAGCTGTCAACTTCCTGGTGTCATTGCTCAAGAAAAATTGGCAGAACGTCCGGGCTTTGTACATTAAGAGCACCATGGGCAAGCCCCAGCGCCTATACTAA
- the RPL10A gene encoding 60S ribosomal protein L10a isoform X1, which produces MSKVSRDTLYEAVREVLHGNQRKRRKFLETVELQISLKNYDPQKDKRFSGTVRLKSTPRPKFSVCVLGDQQHCDEAKAVDIPHMDIEALKKLNKNKKLVKKLAKKYDAFLASESLIKQIPRILGPGLNKAGKFPSLLTHNENMVAKVDEVKSTIKFQMKKVLCLAVAVGHVKMTDDELVYNIHLAVNFLVSLLKKNWQNVRALYIKSTMGKPQRLY; this is translated from the exons ATGAG CAAAGTCTCTCGCGACACCCTGTACGAGGCGGTGCGGGAGGTCCTGCACGGGAACCAGCGCAAGCGCCGGAA GTTTTTGGAGACGGTGGAGCTTCAGATCAGCCTGAAGAACTATGACCCACAGAAGGACAAACGCTTCTCGGGCACCGTCAG GCTTAAGTCTACTCCCCGCCCCAAGTTCTCCGTGTGTGTCCTGGGAGACCAGCAGCATTGTGATGAGGCCAAGGCTGTGGATATCCCGCACATGGACATCGAGGCACTGAAGAAACTCAACAAGAATAAGAAACTGGTCAAGAAGCTGG CCAAGAAGTATGATGCCTTTTTGGCTTCAGAATCTCTAATCAAGCAGATTCCACGAATCCTGGGCCCTGGCCTGAATAAGGCTGGCAAATTCCCTTCCTTGCTGACCCACAATGAGAACATGGTGGCCAAAGTTGATGAAGTGAAGTCCACGATCAAGTTCCAGATGAAGAAG GTGCTGTGTCTGGCAGTGGCTGTTGGCCACGTGAAGATGACAGATGATGAGCTTGTGTACAACATCCACTTAGCTGTCAACTTCCTGGTGTCATTGCTCAAGAAAAATTGGCAGAACGTCCGGGCTTTGTACATTAAGAGCACCATGGGCAAGCCCCAGCGCCTATACTAA